A single window of Desulfovibrio sp. G11 DNA harbors:
- the pglX gene encoding BREX-1 system adenine-specific DNA-methyltransferase PglX yields METLKLKRFAQYARRSLLEQVSGKLKLVLTAESSARREHDAAVKKLEEAIQKTDKEHVIERVAYIWFNRFCALRFMDVNRYTRIGVVSPAEGQFQPEILAEAKMGHIDEEMVHDKVRQQIFALLDGKAPSRDPQGEAYRLLVVAACNFWNKAMPFLFQRIDDYTQLLMPDDLLSGNSILAYTREAMTPDACEDVEVIGWLYQFYISEKKDEVFDGLKKNKKITPENIPAATQLFTPHWIVRYLVENSLGRLWLLNRPGSKLIEQMDYYIKPEQPETDFLRISKPEQINICDPACGSGHMLTYAFDLLYAIYEEEGYEPAEIPEKILTNNLYGIEIDERAGELAAFALTMKARAKQRRFFNKGVKPNICVLENVHFDGNELKDYMDFVGRDLFTAPLQTTLRQFEEADNFGSLIRPDVTDVDGMLRVLESKNVSGQLFISMTHQKVLQALRQADYLSPKYHVVIANPPYMGGKGMNGRLAAWAKDNFPNSKSDLFAMFVERNLDLAQMHGVVAMITMQSWMFLSSFEALRTRLLGQNTLLSMAHLGARAFDSIGGEVVSTTAFVLENANRLDFKGSYLRLVSGNSEIEKNDAIREAVRDPDCGWLFRSSAADFKKIPGSPIAYWVSDKAMASFSWAKRVDNSFELIQGMITGDNAKYVRFWYEISSRYFSIFSQDKNYWVPYNKGGEARKWYGNHDLVVDWRSRGEGFTRNRSTNSHLYFRPYASWSYLNTGSPAARYYPDGFLWDVHGSGAFPRKIGDEKKLVALLCSKAGGYLLNVVNPTMSFQVENISALPWDLDKLSRLESSKLLRTIELSQNDWNSYETSWDFTILPLLNPDYRQPTLKATYQKLHAHLQEVTLEMQRLEEENNRIFIEAYGLQDELTPEVPHNEITLTSNPHYRYGNDKSEDELEALLLADTMRELVSYAVGCMFGRYALDKPGLILANQGETIEDYLKQVPEPSFPADDDNVIPMLDDDWFTDDIAERFRKFLRAAFGEEHYEANLKFVEKALGKNGKARDIRDYFLKDFYSDHVKRYKKRPIYWLFSSPRGSFNALIYMHRYRPDTVSVVLNDYLREFRTKLTSHKNHLEAVSISGSASQGEKTKALKEIEKITKMIAELEDYEREVLYPLATEQVEIDLDDGVKVNYPKLGAALKKIVGLDAKED; encoded by the coding sequence ATGGAAACACTAAAATTAAAGCGCTTCGCCCAATATGCTCGACGCTCTCTGCTGGAGCAGGTCTCCGGCAAGTTGAAGCTGGTGTTGACGGCAGAGAGTTCGGCACGCCGTGAGCATGATGCGGCGGTTAAAAAACTGGAAGAAGCAATCCAGAAAACCGATAAGGAACATGTCATTGAGCGGGTGGCCTACATCTGGTTCAACCGCTTCTGCGCCCTGCGCTTCATGGACGTGAACCGGTACACCCGCATCGGCGTGGTGTCACCCGCCGAAGGACAGTTCCAGCCGGAGATTTTGGCAGAGGCCAAGATGGGCCACATCGATGAAGAAATGGTGCACGACAAGGTTCGGCAGCAGATCTTCGCACTGCTCGACGGCAAGGCGCCCAGCCGCGACCCGCAGGGCGAGGCTTACCGCCTGCTGGTGGTGGCCGCCTGCAACTTCTGGAACAAGGCGATGCCGTTCCTGTTCCAGCGCATCGATGACTACACCCAACTGCTGATGCCGGACGACCTGCTCTCGGGCAACTCCATCCTCGCCTACACCCGCGAGGCGATGACGCCGGATGCCTGCGAAGATGTCGAGGTGATCGGCTGGCTCTACCAGTTCTACATCTCCGAGAAGAAGGATGAGGTGTTCGACGGCCTGAAGAAGAACAAGAAGATCACGCCCGAGAACATCCCCGCCGCCACCCAATTGTTCACACCGCACTGGATCGTCCGCTACTTGGTGGAAAACTCCCTCGGACGCCTGTGGCTGCTCAATCGTCCCGGCTCGAAGCTGATTGAGCAGATGGACTACTACATCAAACCCGAACAACCCGAGACGGATTTCCTGCGCATCAGCAAGCCGGAACAGATCAATATCTGCGACCCGGCCTGCGGCTCCGGCCACATGCTCACCTATGCCTTCGACCTGCTCTACGCCATCTACGAGGAGGAAGGGTACGAGCCCGCCGAGATCCCGGAGAAGATCCTCACGAATAACCTCTACGGCATCGAGATCGACGAACGCGCCGGGGAGTTGGCCGCCTTTGCCCTCACCATGAAGGCCCGCGCCAAGCAACGCCGGTTCTTCAACAAGGGGGTCAAGCCGAACATCTGCGTGCTGGAGAACGTCCACTTCGACGGCAATGAGTTGAAGGATTACATGGACTTTGTTGGTCGCGATCTGTTCACCGCGCCGCTGCAAACCACCCTGCGCCAGTTCGAAGAGGCCGACAACTTCGGCTCCCTGATCCGCCCGGATGTCACCGATGTGGACGGCATGCTCAGGGTACTGGAGTCGAAGAACGTCTCCGGGCAGTTGTTTATCAGCATGACCCATCAGAAGGTTCTGCAAGCCCTGCGGCAGGCCGATTACCTGAGCCCGAAATACCATGTGGTGATTGCCAATCCGCCGTATATGGGAGGCAAAGGGATGAATGGGCGGCTGGCTGCGTGGGCAAAAGACAATTTCCCAAACAGCAAGTCAGATCTATTTGCCATGTTCGTCGAGCGTAACCTGGACCTTGCTCAGATGCACGGTGTAGTTGCAATGATAACCATGCAAAGTTGGATGTTCCTGTCATCCTTCGAGGCATTGCGTACGCGTCTTCTGGGACAGAACACACTGCTATCAATGGCTCACCTAGGCGCAAGGGCTTTCGACAGTATCGGCGGTGAAGTGGTTTCAACCACAGCATTTGTTTTAGAGAACGCAAACCGGTTGGATTTCAAAGGCAGCTATCTAAGGTTGGTTTCTGGTAATTCCGAAATTGAGAAAAATGATGCCATCCGAGAAGCGGTTAGGGATCCTGACTGCGGTTGGCTCTTCCGATCCTCCGCCGCAGATTTCAAGAAGATACCCGGCAGTCCGATTGCTTACTGGGTTTCCGATAAAGCAATGGCAAGCTTTTCATGGGCTAAAAGAGTTGATAACTCGTTTGAGCTGATACAAGGAATGATAACTGGAGATAATGCTAAATACGTAAGATTCTGGTATGAAATTTCTTCTAGGTATTTCAGTATTTTCTCTCAAGACAAAAATTACTGGGTTCCATACAACAAAGGCGGAGAAGCTCGAAAATGGTATGGCAATCACGATCTAGTTGTTGACTGGAGGTCTAGGGGAGAAGGCTTCACTCGCAACAGGTCAACCAACTCACATTTATATTTTCGCCCGTATGCTTCATGGAGCTATTTGAACACCGGGTCTCCCGCAGCTAGATACTATCCGGACGGCTTTCTATGGGATGTTCATGGCTCAGGAGCGTTTCCAAGAAAAATAGGAGATGAGAAAAAACTGGTCGCCTTACTCTGCTCTAAGGCTGGTGGTTATCTTCTAAATGTCGTCAACCCGACAATGAGCTTCCAGGTTGAGAATATATCAGCGCTTCCATGGGATCTCGACAAGTTGTCTCGCCTTGAAAGCAGTAAGCTCCTGCGTACAATTGAACTATCCCAGAATGACTGGAATTCTTATGAAACCTCTTGGGACTTCACCATCCTCCCACTACTGAATCCCGACTACCGCCAGCCAACCCTGAAGGCGACCTACCAGAAACTCCACGCTCATTTGCAGGAGGTGACGCTGGAGATGCAGCGGCTGGAGGAAGAGAACAACCGCATCTTCATCGAGGCGTACGGCCTGCAAGATGAGTTGACGCCGGAGGTGCCGCACAATGAAATCACCCTGACCAGCAACCCACACTACCGCTACGGCAACGACAAGAGCGAGGACGAGCTGGAGGCGCTGCTGCTGGCCGACACCATGCGCGAGCTTGTCTCCTACGCCGTGGGCTGCATGTTTGGCCGCTACGCGCTGGACAAGCCGGGGCTGATCCTGGCCAACCAGGGTGAAACCATCGAGGACTACTTAAAGCAGGTTCCAGAGCCCAGCTTTCCGGCCGATGACGACAACGTCATCCCCATGCTCGATGACGACTGGTTCACCGACGACATCGCAGAGCGCTTCCGCAAATTTTTGCGCGCGGCCTTTGGCGAGGAGCACTACGAGGCCAACCTCAAGTTCGTCGAAAAGGCGCTGGGCAAGAATGGCAAGGCCCGCGACATCCGCGATTACTTCCTCAAGGATTTCTACAGCGACCATGTGAAACGCTACAAGAAGCGTCCCATCTACTGGCTGTTCTCCAGCCCTAGGGGCAGCTTCAACGCGCTGATCTACATGCACCGTTACCGCCCGGATACGGTCAGCGTGGTGCTGAACGACTACCTGCGCGAGTTCCGCACCAAGCTCACCTCGCACAAGAACCACCTGGAGGCGGTCA